ACTGTTTGCTGGTGAGGTTCAGTTTGAGCGTGTAACATTTGAGTTTCTCCTTACAAAAAAAGCGCGGTTAACAAAAAAACCCGGAACCTGTTACAGTTCCGGGTGTTGGTTGTGCGTTTGCACGACATTTACTTACCCGAAACTGCTTCTGGGCCAAAAGTAAAAACCGTAAAACCAACTGGAAAGAAATGCTGTCATTGTGCTTGAGATGTCCTTAAAAAACAAAGAACCGCAGATTTTGTGCTGCGGTTCATCGGCTCGTTTCCAATACGTAGATTGGATCACTCCCGGTGAACCGCTTTACGCCAAAAATAAAAGTAGGAAGAGCCGATGTACATGATTTGGGTCGAAATATTGATTTCAACGATATTTCTTGATGTCAAAACCATAACAGAGGGAATGGCTTCGCGTCAAGACTATATTGAGATAATAGCTCGATCGGGTGAGCGATCGCTACTCCGCCTCTTTAACCCTCTTAAAAATTGGCGATCGGCCTCCAAAAAAAAGGTAAATTGCAGTCTTTTCCCGTAAATGCACCTCCAGAGGGAGAAAACCTCTTTTTTCTTCCTCTAGTAATCGTAGGGGCGAAGCATTCGGGCAAAAAATCTATCGCTCCTACCCTAAATTTCCTACCCGAATGCTTCGCCCCTACAAGCTAAAAACGCACCACCAAGTATTACTGAATCAGTGTTCTAGTCCCTAACCCCTAGCCCTTTTCGCTAGTTTTGCAAGGAGCGGCAGCGGCGGGACGAACAGTACGACGAACGTGAGTCGGCCTCTTTTGGTTGCCTGCTGTTGGGCGAACCCTGGTGGCACTGGCAGTGTTATTTGACTGACTGGAATTTTGCACAACTGCATTACCCTTACCCTTGACATTAGCCTGTTGGTTGCTCGTCTGAACGACAGCGCTATCGCCAGCAGTATTGCTTTGGCAGCAAGGCTTAGGAGTAGCTTGAGCCCCCAGAGGAAGCACTCCCAGGGTGCTAGCGGTCAAAATCCCCAGGATGTAGGTTTTCTTGAACATTTTGCCAAAGTTTATGCCGGTTTCGATCGAGTTGGTGTTAGCCATGTCAGGTTCTCTCTGTATAAGTAATTGGTGTTTGTGAAGGCAGTTGAAATTTTCCTTGGCTTTTGCGGTTAACCTCGTCTTGCCTCTGTATTTATTAAATAACCCTCTGAAATACTCGTCAACCTTTTTTACAAATCTTCATATATTTCGGATCGCCCCCCATGCAAAACCGGGCCATCCTCTGAAACCGCAGATGGACTATCCGCCAAATCTCCCTCAATCTGGGGTGATGTGGTAATAGACTCTATAACATCACACCAGAGGAAGGCAGAATCAGATGCAGTTTTTTGATAAATTACTTTATGCGATCGAGCGCAACCAAAGCTTACTCTACGTAGGACTTGACCCAGATCCAGAAATTGTCGATGCTGATAAACTGTGGGAATGGCTAGATACCGTCATCGCCCAAACCGCAGATTTAGTTTGTGCCTACAAGCCTATCCTGGGATTCTACCAAGCCTTGGGCGCACCAGGACTGGAACTGCTCAAGCAAACATTGGAGCGAATTCCCACCCACATCCCCATCATATTAGATGCCAAACACAGCGATATCCATACCAGCACCGTGTTTGCCAAGACTGCCTTTGAGGAATGGCGGGTGGATGCCGTCACCTTGAGTCCCTACGCCGGATGGGATCACGTCGCGCCATTTTTAGTTTACCCGGACAAAGCAGTATTTGTGCTGTGCTACACCGGCAATCCCAGTGCGGCGGTGTTGCAGGAATACCCGCTTCCCAGTCAACCTTTTTACCTGCATCTAGTCAACGAAGCGAAAAATTGGGGAACTCCCGCACAATTGGGATTGAAAGTCGGTGCCACACCAGAAATTTTAGCTCGCATCCGGGCAGTTGCGCCAGAACGTCTGATTTTGTTACAAGAAGATGCCGCCGAAATGCACGATTTGGCAACTATTTTAGCAGCAGGTTTGGATAAGCAAGGAGAAGGATTATTGGTGCCAGTTCCTCCTAGTCTTATAGAAGAACCGGGACGCAATATCGCTGAAGCAGTTCGTCAGTTACGCGATACGGTGAATGAAG
The nucleotide sequence above comes from Argonema galeatum A003/A1. Encoded proteins:
- a CDS encoding bifunctional orotidine-5'-phosphate decarboxylase/orotate phosphoribosyltransferase, whose translation is MQFFDKLLYAIERNQSLLYVGLDPDPEIVDADKLWEWLDTVIAQTADLVCAYKPILGFYQALGAPGLELLKQTLERIPTHIPIILDAKHSDIHTSTVFAKTAFEEWRVDAVTLSPYAGWDHVAPFLVYPDKAVFVLCYTGNPSAAVLQEYPLPSQPFYLHLVNEAKNWGTPAQLGLKVGATPEILARIRAVAPERLILLQEDAAEMHDLATILAAGLDKQGEGLLVPVPPSLIEEPGRNIAEAVRQLRDTVNEERLRIVQGNPTCELWLPNVCLLQSEPHRDLVLQLYDIGCIIFGEHKQASGAIFPYYIDLRKIISQPQIFHKILSAYAEILKDLEFDRIAGIPYGSLPTATGLSLRLERPMVYPRKEVKAHGTQKVIEGNFQPGETVVVVDDILISGKSAIEGAEKLKSVGLKVEDIVVFIDHEKGVKDKLRSNGYRAHSVLKITEISETLYNAGRVDDEQFKLLMWEH